In Vibrio tritonius, the following are encoded in one genomic region:
- a CDS encoding S1 family peptidase gives MGNPTIKSLFKALLSCGLLWLCWAHFSYASLPDTIDKVRPSIVGVGTYSRLSDQHSRYLGTGFIIQDGRYVVTNAHVIPELLNKEIKERLVVYIGRGSHPHMRNAVVIAIDPIYDIAILKIPGPALPALTLSEHNVREGEDIAFTGYPIGAVLGLYPVTHHGILSCITPVVVPARTTKELTVKQIKQLRNPYMVYQLDATAYPGNSGSPVYLPETGEVIAIVNKVLVKATKEAALTNPSAITYAIPIQHLKNLLSEVRNK, from the coding sequence ATGGGAAATCCAACGATAAAATCTCTGTTCAAAGCATTGTTATCGTGCGGCCTACTGTGGTTATGCTGGGCTCACTTTAGCTATGCCTCTCTTCCCGATACGATTGATAAAGTTCGCCCCTCGATTGTGGGCGTGGGCACGTATAGTCGTTTATCTGACCAACACTCTCGCTACCTTGGCACCGGATTTATCATTCAGGACGGTCGCTATGTGGTTACCAATGCCCATGTCATTCCTGAGCTGCTCAATAAGGAGATTAAAGAGCGGCTTGTGGTCTACATTGGCCGAGGTTCTCATCCTCACATGCGAAATGCCGTGGTGATCGCCATTGATCCCATATACGATATTGCGATTTTAAAAATTCCCGGCCCAGCGCTGCCAGCATTGACGCTCTCAGAACATAACGTGCGTGAAGGTGAAGATATCGCCTTTACCGGTTATCCTATCGGCGCAGTGTTAGGGCTCTACCCTGTCACACACCACGGCATACTATCGTGCATTACTCCGGTTGTCGTGCCAGCGAGAACCACTAAAGAACTGACGGTTAAGCAGATAAAACAGCTGAGAAACCCCTACATGGTGTATCAGCTTGATGCCACAGCCTATCCTGGAAACAGTGGCAGCCCGGTTTATCTTCCTGAAACCGGCGAAGTAATTGCTATCGTCAACAAGGTGCTAGTCAAGGCGACTAAGGAAGCGGCGTTAACCAACCCAAGTGCGATTACCTATGCCATCCCGATTCAACACCTCAAGAATTTGTTAAGTGAAGTACGCAACAAATAG
- a CDS encoding VanZ family protein: MQQRVKKVALVGYTALIGYVSLAKDSSPDRVLPDLNSYGVTDLDKMAHLGAYTLFAVIAILALGLKSLKSIAICAAIIAVYSGVLEGLQTFVPLRETSWLDFFANNIGIILGSLLMQWWLYSPKAERNKWRN; the protein is encoded by the coding sequence ATGCAACAAAGGGTTAAAAAGGTCGCGTTAGTCGGTTATACCGCTTTGATTGGCTATGTTTCTCTCGCAAAGGATTCATCACCAGACCGTGTGCTTCCCGATCTCAATAGCTATGGCGTAACGGATCTCGACAAAATGGCCCACCTTGGGGCGTATACCCTATTTGCAGTGATTGCTATTTTGGCGTTGGGCTTGAAGTCGCTAAAATCCATCGCCATATGCGCGGCTATCATCGCTGTATACAGTGGCGTACTGGAGGGGCTGCAAACATTCGTGCCATTACGAGAAACCTCTTGGCTCGATTTCTTTGCTAATAACATTGGGATTATATTGGGGTCACTACTTATGCAGTGGTGGCTTTATTCCCCAAAGGCAGAACGAAATAAATGGCGTAATTGA
- a CDS encoding ThiF family adenylyltransferase, whose product MDSQEYYRLAVTRNIGLVTEQEQDKLQHSRVAVAGCGGLGGREFIDLVRMGIGAFNLADFDEFSIKNVNRQIGAMSSTADRPKVEVMAEMAKDIHPSVDIKMFAQGITQDNVEDFVANADVIVDAIDFFSMSARRMLYRTARRLGKPVVFAAPLGFSGTMNVFTPDSMSFDEYFDINDDMDLFEQLIAFTVGVAPRGTHWRYMDTSKVDSSDHAGPSLACACNIATGLLTSEVLIILLNKRQPMAAPYFMQFDSYRCLYRKGKLHWGNRGPLQRLKRFLAARKFSDQKAALLKSITQ is encoded by the coding sequence ATGGATAGTCAAGAATATTACAGATTGGCAGTGACACGGAACATTGGTTTGGTGACAGAGCAAGAACAAGATAAGTTACAACATTCGAGAGTTGCAGTTGCAGGGTGTGGTGGTTTAGGTGGTCGAGAATTCATTGACCTAGTACGTATGGGGATTGGAGCGTTCAATCTGGCTGATTTTGATGAATTTAGTATTAAAAATGTGAATCGGCAAATCGGAGCTATGTCCTCTACGGCTGACCGCCCTAAAGTGGAGGTGATGGCGGAAATGGCGAAAGACATTCATCCCAGCGTTGATATCAAAATGTTTGCTCAAGGAATCACTCAAGATAATGTTGAGGACTTCGTCGCTAACGCGGATGTGATTGTTGATGCGATCGATTTTTTTTCGATGTCAGCAAGGCGTATGCTTTATCGTACCGCCCGTAGACTAGGTAAACCGGTGGTATTCGCAGCTCCATTAGGATTTTCTGGCACTATGAATGTGTTTACACCAGATAGCATGAGTTTTGATGAATATTTTGATATCAATGACGATATGGATCTGTTCGAGCAGTTGATTGCTTTTACTGTCGGCGTTGCGCCACGCGGAACACATTGGCGGTATATGGACACCAGTAAAGTCGATTCCTCCGACCATGCTGGTCCATCACTGGCCTGCGCTTGTAATATTGCCACAGGCCTTCTGACTTCAGAGGTTCTGATCATTCTGCTTAATAAACGCCAGCCGATGGCCGCCCCCTATTTCATGCAGTTCGATTCTTATCGGTGTCTGTATCGTAAAGGCAAATTGCATTGGGGGAACCGAGGTCCATTGCAACGTTTAAAACGCTTCTTAGCTGCGCGCAAATTCTCCGACCAAAAGGCGGCTTTGCTCAAGAGCATTACTCAATAG
- a CDS encoding N-acyl amino acid synthase FeeM domain-containing protein, which produces MAIIEKAPLTKLNGRTVPVERRKEVRIAKEGSDIDQSSRAVTYKIAVDKEEIERAFTLVWDNYVEAGLQKDNQQGIRFTKYHLLPDTRIFIANFHDELEMGTPSHFKESTNVVGTVSIIFDSPMGLPMEEFCGDQINNIREEGGKVAEVTAFALNPNYTKYKVFLHLFKLLFQFAELKGVTDLCCSVAERHCRFYQKICLFEPLGELVPYSAAYKRRVQGHRLNIAQANSKAEEFYSGREFDADLHRFFFTENYNRKKGEGRPLSSELLQYFLAERTDYIRSLDEKDLSLLRDEYQRLDQEFPF; this is translated from the coding sequence ATGGCGATCATAGAAAAGGCCCCACTCACTAAATTGAATGGCAGAACAGTGCCTGTGGAGAGGCGTAAGGAAGTGCGTATCGCAAAAGAGGGTAGCGATATCGATCAAAGTTCAAGGGCGGTGACCTATAAAATAGCGGTGGATAAAGAAGAAATTGAACGAGCATTTACTTTGGTGTGGGACAACTACGTTGAAGCTGGATTGCAAAAAGATAACCAACAAGGAATTAGGTTTACCAAATATCACTTACTACCTGACACTAGGATCTTTATTGCCAATTTCCACGATGAATTGGAGATGGGAACACCAAGTCACTTTAAGGAATCCACTAATGTGGTAGGGACCGTTTCGATTATTTTTGATAGTCCCATGGGACTTCCAATGGAAGAATTTTGTGGTGATCAAATCAACAATATTAGAGAAGAAGGCGGCAAAGTGGCTGAAGTAACAGCCTTTGCACTTAACCCTAATTACACCAAATACAAAGTATTCCTTCACCTGTTCAAATTATTATTTCAATTTGCTGAATTAAAAGGAGTCACCGATTTATGTTGTTCAGTGGCTGAACGGCACTGTCGTTTTTACCAGAAGATTTGCCTATTTGAACCGTTGGGTGAGCTAGTCCCGTATTCCGCAGCCTACAAGCGTAGAGTGCAAGGTCACCGTTTAAATATTGCTCAAGCGAATAGTAAAGCAGAAGAATTTTATTCCGGACGTGAGTTTGATGCAGACCTGCACCGCTTCTTTTTTACGGAAAACTACAACCGTAAAAAAGGCGAAGGGCGGCCGCTCTCCTCTGAACTGTTGCAGTACTTTCTTGCAGAGCGCACAGACTACATTCGTTCTCTAGATGAGAAAGACTTGTCACTTCTTCGTGATGAATACCAAAGGTTAGATCAAGAATTTCCTTTTTAG
- a CDS encoding PEP-CTERM sorting domain-containing protein produces the protein MKLFKKLGQLLMLCLFIGVSTQAYSSTLDLTNMVWGIDYDHDGNPDNTTTYTNDLMGFFGYTLVEFDSPSTAGTLSDGDTFTDYNYLKDTTSGSGIYTTNTMTGKLADTTGTSIVYSTAEFDAGSTMTWYDANNSNASILTLDVYEGSSTLKLDDGILTIDQIKLLLSVTSVAEDYFYVKVNDKWVDLYDILNGDSYSEIYLYVLVSSDVPSSIEDADTLTDYVNDQTGSDLDNLDGYLTDTAETTEVDLSQAAENNGNGGYSYMIVNNGTSIVRKRVPEPGMLSLMGLAFLGLAGLQRRRKMQSGTNTKLN, from the coding sequence ATGAAACTATTTAAAAAGCTAGGTCAATTGCTGATGCTCTGTTTATTTATCGGGGTATCAACTCAGGCTTATTCGTCTACACTCGACCTCACCAACATGGTATGGGGTATTGACTATGATCACGATGGCAACCCCGACAACACGACGACTTATACGAACGACCTTATGGGGTTCTTTGGGTACACTCTAGTTGAGTTTGATAGTCCATCCACTGCAGGAACTCTCAGTGACGGAGATACGTTCACAGACTACAACTACCTAAAAGATACCACCTCAGGAAGTGGTATTTACACTACAAATACCATGACAGGTAAACTGGCTGACACGACTGGTACTAGCATTGTTTATAGTACCGCTGAATTTGATGCTGGTTCCACAATGACTTGGTACGACGCCAATAATAGTAATGCGAGCATTTTGACTTTAGATGTTTATGAGGGCAGTTCAACACTAAAGTTGGATGATGGCATATTAACCATTGATCAAATTAAATTACTGTTATCAGTAACATCTGTTGCAGAAGATTATTTCTATGTAAAAGTTAATGATAAGTGGGTAGATTTATACGATATCCTTAATGGCGATAGTTACAGCGAAATTTATCTTTACGTTTTAGTCTCTTCTGACGTTCCCTCCTCAATTGAAGATGCGGATACCCTTACTGATTATGTTAATGATCAAACAGGAAGTGATTTAGACAATTTGGATGGCTATCTAACGGATACAGCAGAAACCACAGAGGTAGATTTGTCACAAGCTGCAGAAAATAACGGCAATGGCGGCTATAGCTATATGATAGTTAACAACGGTACTTCAATTGTTAGAAAACGTGTACCAGAACCAGGCATGCTCTCTCTAATGGGTCTGGCATTCTTAGGTTTAGCTGGCTTACAACGCCGTCGTAAAATGCAAAGTGGCACAAATACTAAGCTTAACTAA
- the prsK gene encoding XrtA/PEP-CTERM system histidine kinase PrsK translates to MSNLLLNATGYGIVALGFLFLFILLLAAKQKTLQRSLLLIASLTSAIWACVAALAIHPVVELVLLPIETLRNISWLLLIMGTLTVQTQWHHFLRDDPMVKRTLAALSFVLIIELSSTLLFWLPFRYLLLIHLGESAVGLWFIEQLYRRTDKQDRWTIKPITLGLGMTFAYDFALYANGALTNSIDNGFLLARGWITIVTIPLIAMTARRIKNWSTRIYVSRDVVYSSTLLTIAGGYLLLMAVAGYYIRYLGENWGSVAQYVFFALSALLLASLFTSESLRRKLKVFIIKHFYANKYEYREEWMKFAAILEQNVHEPYQIALDAIIQPFDCEAGLLVRVNGDKFTNKTSYNLKAGYPEKDEVLLPLAKAAIEHQWIIDIKQLTNHDTNTPFTYDHQQVSTIRTFDYIVPIINHSGDSHVCFISKPHATESINWEDRDLMFAISKQLAVYLNLYHTNQILAENQQFDAFNRMSAFLAHDLKNVLAQLQLLAKNAQKHKHNPEFIEDAFDTVDSAVERLSKVVNHLKKKEMTSHTGETFAVDTLVKMSCHERENTLPPPQFNGSSTQTFTMNTDKERFRNMILHLIQNAQDATDDDGVVQVTTSIKDNYYTIEIKDNGCGMTDHFIETRLFKPFDTTKGNSGMGIGAYDARKFIEQLGGFIDVKSKEGQGSRFILYIPLSLQCSSS, encoded by the coding sequence ATGTCGAATTTATTATTGAATGCCACTGGCTATGGCATTGTGGCTCTTGGTTTTCTCTTTCTATTTATTCTGTTACTCGCAGCCAAACAAAAAACACTCCAACGCAGCCTATTACTGATTGCGTCCTTGACCAGTGCCATTTGGGCGTGCGTGGCCGCGTTAGCGATACATCCCGTTGTTGAGCTAGTGTTATTACCTATCGAAACTCTACGTAATATCAGTTGGTTGCTGCTTATTATGGGTACGCTGACCGTGCAAACCCAATGGCATCATTTCCTCCGTGACGACCCTATGGTCAAACGCACTTTAGCCGCACTGTCATTCGTGCTGATCATTGAGCTATCGAGTACGCTGCTTTTTTGGCTTCCTTTTCGTTATTTATTACTGATTCATCTTGGCGAATCGGCAGTCGGTTTGTGGTTTATCGAACAACTTTATCGCCGCACTGATAAACAAGATCGTTGGACCATAAAGCCTATCACGCTTGGCTTGGGTATGACTTTCGCCTACGATTTTGCGCTGTATGCAAACGGGGCACTGACCAACAGCATCGATAATGGTTTTCTGCTGGCTCGAGGATGGATCACTATCGTCACAATCCCACTAATTGCCATGACCGCAAGACGTATAAAAAATTGGTCCACTCGGATATACGTTTCAAGGGATGTTGTTTACAGCAGCACATTGCTAACGATTGCTGGTGGTTATTTGCTTTTGATGGCTGTGGCAGGATATTACATTCGCTATTTAGGAGAGAATTGGGGGAGCGTAGCCCAATACGTGTTTTTTGCCCTTAGCGCACTACTTCTTGCTAGTCTATTTACTTCCGAATCACTCCGACGCAAATTAAAAGTTTTTATCATCAAGCACTTTTATGCCAATAAATACGAGTATCGTGAAGAGTGGATGAAATTTGCCGCCATTTTGGAACAAAACGTCCATGAGCCTTACCAGATCGCGCTAGACGCCATTATTCAGCCGTTTGATTGTGAAGCAGGACTTTTAGTGAGGGTAAATGGCGATAAGTTCACTAACAAAACCAGTTATAACCTCAAAGCAGGCTACCCAGAGAAGGATGAAGTTCTGTTACCTTTGGCTAAAGCTGCTATAGAGCATCAATGGATCATTGATATTAAGCAGCTTACTAATCACGATACGAATACCCCTTTTACTTATGACCACCAGCAAGTTTCGACCATCCGCACTTTTGATTATATAGTGCCGATCATTAACCACAGTGGTGACAGCCATGTCTGCTTCATTTCAAAACCTCACGCGACGGAGTCGATCAATTGGGAAGACCGCGACCTTATGTTTGCAATCAGTAAACAGCTTGCCGTATATCTCAACTTGTATCATACCAATCAAATTTTGGCGGAAAACCAACAGTTTGATGCATTTAATCGCATGTCGGCATTTCTCGCTCATGACTTAAAAAATGTACTGGCACAATTACAGCTTCTTGCCAAAAATGCCCAAAAACATAAACATAATCCCGAATTTATTGAGGACGCATTTGATACTGTAGATTCTGCGGTCGAAAGACTGAGCAAAGTAGTTAATCACCTGAAAAAAAAGGAGATGACATCCCATACTGGCGAAACATTTGCTGTCGATACCTTAGTAAAGATGAGCTGCCATGAACGAGAAAATACGTTGCCTCCTCCTCAGTTTAACGGTTCTAGCACGCAAACATTTACAATGAATACGGATAAAGAACGTTTTCGCAATATGATATTGCACCTCATTCAAAATGCCCAAGATGCAACCGATGACGATGGTGTAGTCCAAGTCACTACATCAATAAAAGACAACTACTACACCATTGAGATTAAGGACAATGGATGCGGCATGACTGATCACTTTATTGAAACACGTTTATTTAAGCCCTTTGATACAACCAAAGGTAACTCTGGAATGGGGATTGGCGCTTATGACGCTCGTAAATTCATCGAGCAGTTGGGTGGCTTTATTGATGTAAAATCAAAAGAAGGACAAGGCTCTCGCTTCATTTTATATATTCCACTAAGTTTGCAATGTTCATCGTCTTAA